The Pelodiscus sinensis isolate JC-2024 chromosome 5, ASM4963464v1, whole genome shotgun sequence genome includes a region encoding these proteins:
- the LOC142829564 gene encoding endogenous retroviral envelope protein HEMO-like: MTPDRALLFLLITAISAVPEHPLRNAIQTIASAADATNCWICTLLGSPTGLGVEFVPLNLNDWWNKSNVFKWGPAWFDDSSSSDYKLLNDSGKGTWGWHGQWQPTLWGQPLEYITGTSREVYPICFENKNGTGPHLGWLGDQQCTHIVSFNKKLKVWDVYPSATHQKPLRCGGYNISHSGTPLSSNVTIIPLNFSQYLEGKAWYNQSLFIIPNTGQIYNPTLVTSNTLLPNQCARTELFAADQVLQDLLLALHCTAANDSYCATHHTPKKGPTGTGWYKGPYSPILKEEPGLFFICGQKAYKYLPLNWMGRCSMGHAAPGGLTVHPHIMAPGITNLGSFLHRSPRRFSTNPLIIRPTGFHQFVRALLPWLGVAELEKAIVNVSGQIEQALNHTADALGLLNEQIQSVARFALQNRIALDAVLAQQGGVCAVINQSCCFYVNKSGQIEQDVLAIKGAVKVLHAVTEDGKASWLDWLAQHLGFSLTPFLHSIVNTILTVLLVVIACCMLLCIVKRLVYTATSSVQVRYMALGSDPNQSLDPKLSDQTLPIGRF; encoded by the coding sequence ATGACTCCGGATCGAGCTTTGCTGTTTCTCCTAATCACTGCGATCTCCGCTGTACCAGAGCACCCTCTCAGGAATGCTATCCAGACTATTGCCTCTGCAGCCGATGCTACAAACTGCTGGATATGCACCCTGCTAGGTTCCCCCACAGGACTGGGAGTTGAATTTGTCCCTTTAAACTTAAATGACTGGTGGAACAAGAGCAACGTTTTCAAGTGGGGACCAGCCTGGTTtgatgacagcagctccagcgaCTACAAACTTTTAAATGACTCTGGGAAGGGAACTTGGGGGTGGCATGGACAATGGCAACCTACACTATGGGGTCAACCTCTGGAGTATATAACAGGAACCTCTAGGGAAGTATACCCCATCTGCTTTGAGAACAAAAATGGTACAGGACCTCACCTCGGGTGGTTAGGGGATCAGCAGTGCACCCACATAGTAAGTTTTAATAAGAAATTAAAGGTCTGGGATGTCTATCCCAGTGCAACCCACCAAAAACCCTTAAGGTGCGGGGGATATAATATCTCCCACAGTGGCACACCACTATCTAGCAATGTCACCATTATTCCCCTAAACTTCAGCCAATACCTGGAGGGAAAAGCCTGGTACAATCAGTCATTATTCATAATTCCTAATACCGGTCAAATATACAACCCCACACTGGTAACCAGTAATACCCTACTCCCAAACCAGTGCGCTAGGACAGAGCTTTTTGCAGCGGACCAGGTCCTACAGGATTTGCTGCTTGCCTTACATTGCACAGCTGCTAATGATAGTTACTGTGCTACCCACCATACCCCAAAGAAAGGACCCACTGGAACAGGGTGGTATAAGGGACCCTACTCCCCCATTCTGAAGGAGGAGCcaggactctttttcatttgcggGCAGAAAGCCTACAAGTATCTGCCACTGAATTGGATGGGGCGCTGCTCAATGGGGCACGCTGCCCCTGGGGGACTCACTGTACACCCTCACATTATGGCTCCTGGTATTACTAATCTTGGGAGTTTCTTACACCGGTCACCACGAAGGTTTTCCACTAATCCCCTTATAATACGTCCCACAGGCTTCCACCAGTTCGTCCGTGCGCTCCTGCCCTGGCTTGGAGTAGCTGAGCTAGAGAAGGCAATAGTAAATGTATCTGGGCAAATAGAACAGGCACTCAACCACACTGCAGATGCTCTGGGCTTGCTTAACGAGCAAATTCAATCAGTAGCCCGTTTTGCCCTGCAGAACAGAATAGCCTTGGATGCAGTTTTGGCCCAACAGGGGGGAGTATGTGCGGTAATCAACCAATCTTGCTGCTTCTATGTAAATAAATCAGGACAAATTGAACAAGATGTACTCGCTATAAAGGGCGCTGTTAAGGTACTACATGCTGTAACTGAGGATGgaaaagcctcatggctagattggctagcccaacacctaggattTTCGTtaactccattccttcactctattgtaaatactatattaaccgttttacttgttgtaattgcttgctgcatgcttctatgtattgttaagCGTTtggtgtacactgctacctcctctgtaCAGGTCCGATATATGGcgttgggaagcgatcctaatcaatcccttgatccaaaattatctgatcagaccctgccgatagggcgattttag